A genome region from Blautia coccoides includes the following:
- a CDS encoding AAA family ATPase, with protein sequence MPQSEILKKIIQNMESVIVGKRRVIELALITLLSDGHLLLEDVPGVGKTTLGKALAQSVQCSFARIQFTPDTLPGDVIGMSMYQMQTGKFSYVPGAVMNDILLADEINRTSPKTQASLLEAMEEQQVTVDGITYALPELFMVIATQNPVEQLGTYRLPEAQLDRFMMKISMGYPETPADEADIVRRMVDGEPLKKLSPVTTRDELMQIKDEVKAVAVHQDVMAYAVEITRNTRKSRYLSLGASPRAAIALVRAAKSRAYLEGRMYTTPEDIAALAPPVLLHRLILSSEARLEGKNEREMLQEAMRAAHVPVL encoded by the coding sequence ATGCCTCAGTCGGAAATATTAAAAAAAATCATCCAAAACATGGAGTCCGTGATCGTGGGGAAACGCCGGGTCATAGAGCTGGCACTCATCACCCTTCTCTCCGACGGACACCTGCTTTTGGAGGACGTGCCCGGGGTGGGGAAAACTACTCTTGGAAAGGCACTGGCTCAGTCAGTCCAGTGCAGCTTTGCCAGAATTCAGTTCACTCCGGATACACTTCCCGGGGATGTCATCGGCATGTCCATGTATCAGATGCAGACCGGAAAATTTTCCTATGTTCCCGGAGCTGTAATGAATGACATCCTTTTGGCGGATGAGATCAACCGTACCTCCCCAAAAACCCAGGCGAGCCTGTTGGAGGCCATGGAGGAACAGCAGGTCACTGTGGACGGCATCACGTATGCCCTTCCCGAGTTATTTATGGTCATTGCCACCCAGAACCCTGTGGAACAACTGGGCACCTATCGGCTGCCCGAGGCACAGCTTGACCGTTTTATGATGAAAATTTCCATGGGATACCCGGAGACACCTGCGGACGAGGCGGATATCGTGCGCCGTATGGTAGACGGGGAGCCTTTGAAAAAATTAAGCCCGGTCACTACCAGAGACGAACTTATGCAGATCAAGGATGAGGTCAAGGCAGTGGCTGTACACCAGGATGTAATGGCTTACGCGGTTGAGATCACAAGAAACACCAGAAAAAGCAGATATTTATCCCTGGGCGCAAGCCCCAGAGCCGCCATTGCCTTGGTGCGCGCTGCCAAAAGCCGAGCCTATCTGGAGGGCCGCATGTACACCACACCGGAAGATATTGCCGCTCTTGCACCGCCGGTGCTGCTGCACCGGCTGATCTTATCTTCCGAGGCACGGCTGGAGGGAAAAAATGAAAGGGAAATGCTGCAGGAGGCCATGCGTGCAGCACACGTACCCGTTTTATGA
- a CDS encoding alpha/beta hydrolase: MRKKKWIKRLAAAVLILLALLVLASNIVVDLALVPEKMEQTQAFEDITEDSYEALVKTDDIEQNKMASLEKTEKWVRSADSEEVSVTTEDGYRLLGRAFYQEGESHDWVLLLHGYTGWKEEMYPIAFEYAERGYQVLVPDMRCSGESEGDFIGMGWTDRKDNLLWLQTILKKDKNARIVIHGQSMGGACALMMTGEDLPDNVKAVVSDSAYTDAYSIFKKQLKDWFHLPGFPLVDGADLMLQIRGGYSLKKASALDAVKKSTIPLLIIHGEEDVFVPVEMAYTLYDAADCEKELLIVEGAGHAQAPDKAPQEYYKTVFSFLETHGMTAFG; encoded by the coding sequence ATGCGGAAGAAAAAATGGATAAAAAGACTGGCCGCTGCAGTGCTCATACTGCTTGCGCTGTTGGTGCTTGCGTCCAATATAGTAGTGGATCTGGCACTGGTGCCTGAGAAGATGGAACAGACTCAGGCATTTGAGGATATAACAGAGGACAGCTATGAAGCGCTTGTAAAGACGGATGACATTGAACAGAACAAAATGGCCAGCCTGGAGAAAACAGAAAAGTGGGTCAGGTCAGCGGACAGTGAGGAGGTATCGGTGACAACAGAAGACGGATACCGTCTGCTGGGCCGGGCTTTCTATCAGGAGGGCGAAAGCCATGACTGGGTTCTGCTTTTGCACGGTTATACCGGATGGAAAGAGGAGATGTATCCCATTGCTTTTGAATATGCTGAGAGAGGATATCAGGTTTTGGTGCCGGATATGCGCTGCAGCGGAGAGAGCGAAGGGGATTTTATCGGTATGGGCTGGACGGACAGAAAAGATAATCTGCTGTGGCTCCAAACAATACTGAAAAAGGATAAAAATGCCAGGATCGTCATACACGGACAATCCATGGGAGGTGCCTGCGCCCTGATGATGACAGGGGAGGATCTGCCTGATAATGTAAAAGCGGTGGTATCAGACAGTGCCTATACAGATGCGTACAGTATTTTTAAAAAGCAGTTAAAGGACTGGTTTCATCTCCCGGGTTTTCCCCTGGTTGATGGGGCAGACCTGATGCTGCAGATACGCGGCGGCTATAGTCTGAAAAAAGCCTCCGCCCTGGATGCGGTGAAGAAAAGCACCATTCCTCTTCTTATTATACATGGGGAGGAGGATGTGTTCGTTCCGGTGGAGATGGCTTATACGCTTTATGACGCGGCGGACTGCGAAAAGGAACTGCTGATCGTGGAAGGCGCCGGACATGCCCAGGCACCTGACAAGGCGCCGCAGGAGTATTACAAAACAGTATTTTCTTTTCTGGAGACGCATGGAATGACGGCTTTTGGATGA
- a CDS encoding WecB/TagA/CpsF family glycosyltransferase, whose product MHEKIEVLGISVEKCYVEDVMEYVNENWYKESLSTYGVLNMKLLMAAQEDEKLKEYISILDKAVVDEPEVLKAAGVEDPRLEEEAARHGFFSTLFWFLSHYKNQVFLLGETEEDTEAFYNFVKDKYPDIVIVGRDSLQEAHADQIDRVINEINSFSPQVVLTCSRNMEIERFVADNRKMMNTKILFCLGERQEIQKETGLKKGWLGKLLEKSTFKKLVSQYNEENEDSGKGEE is encoded by the coding sequence ATGCATGAAAAAATAGAGGTACTTGGCATTTCTGTGGAGAAATGTTATGTAGAGGACGTGATGGAATACGTCAATGAGAATTGGTATAAGGAGTCACTGTCCACTTATGGAGTGCTCAATATGAAACTGCTGATGGCAGCCCAGGAGGATGAGAAGCTCAAGGAATATATCAGCATTCTGGACAAGGCCGTGGTGGATGAGCCGGAGGTTCTGAAGGCGGCAGGTGTTGAGGACCCCAGGCTTGAAGAGGAGGCAGCCAGGCACGGCTTCTTCTCCACACTGTTCTGGTTTTTGTCCCATTATAAGAACCAGGTCTTTCTGCTGGGCGAGACAGAGGAGGATACGGAAGCGTTCTATAATTTTGTGAAGGATAAATACCCGGATATTGTGATAGTCGGGAGAGACAGCCTGCAGGAGGCCCATGCTGACCAGATTGACAGAGTTATCAATGAGATCAACTCCTTCAGCCCCCAGGTGGTGCTGACATGCTCCAGAAATATGGAGATAGAGCGTTTTGTGGCGGACAACAGGAAGATGATGAATACAAAAATTTTGTTCTGCCTGGGTGAACGGCAGGAGATCCAGAAGGAAACAGGGTTAAAAAAAGGCTGGCTGGGAAAACTTCTGGAAAAGAGTACATTTAAAAAGCTGGTTTCACAGTACAATGAGGAGAACGAGGACTCAGGAAAAGGAGAAGAGTAG
- a CDS encoding YitT family protein, with product MLAEKKVNWRAYVYILIGTAVMAVSITSIYDHMQMVTGGFSGLAIIIKALTEKVMPGGIPLWLTNAVLNIPLFFFGVSIKGWEFTKKSIFGALALSLWLFLIPELPIIPDDMLLAALFGGVIMGVGIGFIFMGQGTTGGTDMVSALIQHKMRHYSIAQILQVVDGAIVILGVFVFGLQRALYAVIAIFITTKVTDGFLEGMKFAKIAFIITDLHDELAKSLMEELERGLTGISARGMYSGEEKTMLFCVVGKKQIVRLKELVTRTDPKAFVIVTDAREVIGEGFHSGEEM from the coding sequence ATGCTTGCTGAGAAAAAAGTGAATTGGCGGGCATATGTGTATATACTGATCGGGACGGCTGTGATGGCCGTCTCAATCACTTCCATTTACGACCATATGCAGATGGTGACCGGAGGTTTTTCCGGACTGGCCATTATCATCAAAGCTTTGACTGAGAAAGTGATGCCCGGCGGGATTCCCCTGTGGCTGACCAATGCAGTTTTGAATATCCCGCTGTTCTTTTTCGGAGTGAGCATAAAGGGGTGGGAATTTACTAAGAAGTCTATCTTTGGTGCGCTTGCCCTGTCGCTCTGGCTTTTTTTGATACCGGAACTTCCCATCATACCGGATGATATGCTGCTGGCAGCTCTGTTCGGCGGTGTGATCATGGGAGTGGGAATTGGTTTTATCTTCATGGGGCAGGGAACTACAGGCGGAACCGACATGGTTTCCGCGCTGATCCAGCATAAGATGCGCCATTATTCCATTGCCCAGATCCTGCAGGTGGTGGACGGGGCTATTGTCATATTAGGTGTATTTGTCTTCGGACTACAGAGGGCGCTCTATGCGGTAATCGCCATATTTATCACAACAAAGGTGACGGACGGATTTCTGGAAGGTATGAAGTTCGCCAAGATTGCGTTTATTATTACAGACCTGCACGACGAGCTTGCAAAGAGTCTCATGGAAGAACTGGAGAGGGGCCTTACAGGGATTTCTGCCAGGGGTATGTATTCCGGTGAGGAAAAAACCATGCTGTTCTGCGTGGTCGGGAAGAAGCAGATCGTGCGTCTGAAAGAGCTGGTTACCAGAACAGATCCAAAAGCTTTTGTGATAGTCACAGACGCCCGTGAGGTCATCGGGGAGGGATTCCACAGCGGTGAAGAAATGTGA
- a CDS encoding PucR family transcriptional regulator — MISNQVLQNTLDGLKSISRTDFYITDMEGKVMASTFSENVCAQEEVLAFANSQADSQVIKGYQFFKIYDDHQLEYVLVINSAGDDVYTLGKLVVFQIQGLLTAYKERFNKDNFIKNLLLDNLLLVDIHNRAKKLHVEVDVRRVVFILETNQDKDYGSLENIKNLLGGKTGDFVTAVDEKSIIIVKELTATDNYPQVDKIANMILTTLGIEKDGRTHIAYGTIVKELKEVSRSYKEARMALDVGKIFFGDREVIAYSSLGIGRLIYQLPIPLCKMFIREIFDGKSPDDFDEETLTTINKFFENSLNVSETSRQLYIHRNTLVYRLDKLQKSTGLDLRVFEDAITFKIALMVVKYMKYMETLDY, encoded by the coding sequence ATGATATCAAACCAGGTACTACAAAACACTCTGGACGGGCTGAAAAGCATATCCAGAACAGACTTCTACATCACGGACATGGAAGGGAAAGTGATGGCATCTACTTTTTCTGAGAATGTTTGTGCACAGGAGGAAGTTTTAGCTTTTGCAAATTCCCAGGCAGACAGTCAGGTGATCAAAGGGTATCAGTTCTTTAAGATCTACGATGACCATCAACTGGAATATGTGCTGGTTATCAATAGCGCCGGAGACGATGTCTATACACTTGGAAAGCTTGTGGTTTTCCAGATCCAGGGACTGCTGACCGCGTATAAAGAGCGGTTTAATAAGGACAACTTTATTAAGAATCTGCTTTTGGACAATCTGCTGTTAGTGGATATCCATAACCGGGCCAAGAAGCTGCATGTGGAAGTGGATGTGCGCAGAGTTGTATTTATTCTGGAGACCAACCAGGATAAGGACTACGGTTCTCTGGAGAATATTAAAAATCTATTGGGCGGCAAAACTGGGGATTTTGTCACTGCTGTAGACGAGAAGAGTATTATCATTGTAAAAGAGCTGACTGCCACGGACAACTATCCGCAGGTGGACAAGATCGCGAATATGATCCTGACTACCTTGGGTATTGAGAAGGACGGCAGGACTCATATAGCATACGGCACCATTGTGAAGGAGTTAAAAGAGGTATCACGCTCCTACAAGGAAGCGCGTATGGCTCTGGATGTGGGTAAGATCTTCTTCGGAGACAGAGAAGTGATCGCCTACAGTTCCCTTGGCATCGGCCGATTGATCTACCAGCTGCCGATTCCTCTTTGCAAAATGTTTATCCGTGAGATTTTCGATGGAAAATCACCGGATGACTTTGATGAGGAGACACTGACCACCATCAATAAATTCTTTGAAAACAGCCTGAATGTCTCAGAGACATCGAGACAGCTGTACATACACAGGAATACCCTGGTATACCGGCTGGACAAGCTCCAGAAGAGTACCGGTCTTGACCTGCGTGTGTTTGAGGATGCCATAACATTTAAGATAGCCCTGATGGTGGTAAAATATATGAAGTATATGGAGACACTTGATTACTGA
- the ftsE gene encoding cell division ATP-binding protein FtsE gives MIDLKGVSKAYSKGQPALNNVSLHVEKGEFVFIVGNSGSGKSTLIKLLLKELDPTSGSITVNGQRLDKLRRRKVAKYRRGVGVVFQDFRLLRDRNVYENVAFAQRVIERPTRVIKKRVPEVLTLVGLAEKYKSRPDQLSGGEQQRVALARALVNRPSILLADEPTGNLDPKNSFEIMKLLEEINERGTTVLVVTHNREIVNAFKKRVITMKKGVIVSDEQEGGYQYEN, from the coding sequence ATGATTGATTTAAAGGGCGTGAGTAAAGCATACAGTAAGGGCCAGCCGGCTCTTAACAATGTGTCGCTTCACGTAGAGAAGGGTGAATTTGTTTTTATCGTGGGCAACAGCGGCTCAGGTAAATCCACTCTGATAAAGCTGCTGTTGAAGGAACTGGATCCCACAAGCGGGTCTATCACGGTAAACGGACAGCGCCTGGACAAGTTAAGACGGAGAAAAGTGGCAAAATACCGCAGGGGAGTCGGTGTTGTATTCCAGGATTTCCGTCTGCTTCGTGACAGGAATGTCTATGAAAATGTAGCATTTGCGCAGCGGGTCATCGAGCGTCCCACACGTGTCATCAAAAAGCGCGTGCCTGAGGTGCTCACCTTAGTGGGCCTGGCTGAAAAATACAAATCCCGTCCGGACCAGTTATCCGGCGGTGAGCAGCAGAGGGTTGCCCTGGCAAGGGCGCTGGTGAACCGTCCAAGTATTTTGCTTGCGGATGAGCCCACAGGTAACCTGGACCCTAAGAACTCTTTTGAGATCATGAAGCTGCTGGAGGAGATCAACGAGCGCGGTACAACCGTTCTTGTCGTTACACACAACAGGGAAATCGTGAACGCATTTAAGAAGCGGGTGATTACCATGAAGAAAGGCGTCATTGTAAGCGACGAACAAGAAGGTGGATATCAGTATGAGAATTAG
- the ftsX gene encoding permease-like cell division protein FtsX has translation MRISTIAYILKQGVKNIWRNLRFSLASIATMSACIFLFGLFLALVMNFRYIVHTAEEGVAVVVYFDEGTKQEQIDDIGQKIKAREEVADVKYISADQAWEEFRDDYLGGDEALAEGFRNQDNPLANSANYQVYLKNVEEQSQLVEYIESLDGVRSVSQSQSAEKTLSTFNKLIGYVSLAIVFILLAVAFFLISNTITMGISVRQEEIGIMKLIGATDFFVRAPFVIEGILLGIVGAAIPMGILYVLYNKVIEFVMTRFHLLSGFLQFLDVSHVFRILLPVGVGLGIGIGFIGSMMSVRKHLRV, from the coding sequence ATGAGAATTAGTACAATAGCATACATATTAAAACAGGGTGTGAAGAACATCTGGAGAAACTTGAGATTCTCCCTTGCTTCTATCGCCACCATGTCCGCATGTATCTTTCTGTTTGGACTGTTTCTTGCACTGGTTATGAACTTTAGATATATCGTCCACACAGCGGAGGAAGGCGTAGCGGTTGTTGTATATTTTGACGAGGGAACAAAACAGGAACAGATTGATGACATCGGTCAGAAGATCAAGGCCCGTGAAGAGGTTGCGGATGTAAAATACATTTCTGCCGATCAGGCATGGGAAGAGTTCCGTGATGACTATCTGGGCGGCGACGAGGCACTGGCAGAGGGCTTCAGAAATCAGGATAATCCTCTCGCCAACTCAGCCAACTATCAGGTATACCTGAAGAATGTTGAGGAACAGAGCCAGCTTGTAGAGTATATTGAATCTCTGGACGGCGTGCGCAGTGTCAGCCAGTCACAGTCAGCGGAGAAGACCCTATCCACGTTTAATAAATTGATCGGATATGTGTCTCTGGCAATTGTATTTATACTGCTGGCAGTTGCATTCTTCCTGATCAGCAATACCATTACTATGGGTATTTCTGTGCGGCAGGAAGAGATTGGTATCATGAAACTGATCGGGGCAACTGACTTCTTTGTAAGGGCACCATTCGTCATCGAAGGTATCCTGCTGGGTATTGTAGGCGCGGCGATCCCTATGGGAATTCTCTATGTGCTCTATAATAAGGTGATCGAGTTTGTTATGACAAGATTCCATCTTCTGTCAGGATTCCTGCAGTTTTTGGATGTATCCCATGTATTCCGTATTCTGCTTCCTGTAGGTGTGGGACTTGGAATCGGTATTGGTTTCATAGGAAGTATGATGTCTGTAAGGAAACATTTAAGGGTATAA
- a CDS encoding S41 family peptidase — MDRKKYIKGFLLGVLCTVLIGGGVSGYLWYQNQKGVVNNSTVKKAKLIEGIIDEYYLEDIDKEELESYLYKGLVAGLGDPYSGYYTSEEYTKLNESTGGEYLGVGVVLQQDAKTGIVSITRCYEGAPGAKAGLLPGDVIYKVNGETTTDKELTEVVKIIKASEDKTAHLEIAREGESDYLSLDIPLEHVEVPMVEHEMLEDHIGYIQIYEFAEVTAAQYESAFQDLQSQGMERLIVDLRDNPGGLLISVCDILEQILPKGLIVYTEDKNGGRKEYTCDGEHELQIPLTVLVNENSASASEIFSGAVQDYGIGKLVGTTTYGKGIVQMPIPLTDGSAVKLTIAKYYTPKGRNIHGTGIQPDVEVELDEGLRQQVKIEQSEDNQLQKAIEVVKGM, encoded by the coding sequence GTGGACAGAAAGAAATATATCAAAGGGTTTCTGCTGGGTGTTCTCTGTACGGTGCTGATAGGCGGCGGAGTGTCCGGTTATCTGTGGTATCAGAACCAGAAGGGGGTTGTGAATAATTCCACTGTGAAGAAGGCCAAGTTGATCGAGGGGATCATAGACGAATATTATCTGGAGGATATAGATAAGGAGGAACTGGAGTCCTATCTGTATAAAGGACTGGTGGCAGGACTTGGTGATCCTTATTCCGGATACTATACCTCGGAGGAATATACAAAGCTCAACGAGAGCACAGGGGGCGAATACCTGGGTGTGGGAGTAGTGCTTCAACAGGACGCCAAGACAGGGATCGTCTCCATTACCAGATGTTATGAGGGGGCACCGGGAGCCAAGGCAGGACTGCTGCCCGGAGACGTGATCTATAAAGTAAACGGGGAGACCACCACAGACAAGGAACTGACAGAGGTGGTAAAGATCATCAAAGCCTCAGAGGACAAGACAGCCCACCTGGAGATCGCCAGGGAGGGTGAGAGCGATTATCTGAGCCTGGATATTCCCCTGGAACATGTGGAAGTCCCTATGGTGGAGCATGAAATGCTGGAGGACCACATCGGATATATTCAGATCTATGAATTTGCAGAGGTAACTGCAGCCCAGTATGAATCGGCATTTCAGGACCTGCAGAGTCAGGGGATGGAGCGCCTGATCGTGGATCTTCGCGACAATCCCGGAGGGCTGCTGATCTCCGTGTGTGATATTCTGGAGCAGATACTGCCAAAGGGTCTTATTGTCTACACAGAGGATAAGAATGGGGGCAGAAAGGAATATACCTGTGACGGGGAACATGAACTGCAGATCCCCCTTACCGTTCTTGTCAATGAAAACAGCGCCAGCGCGTCGGAAATCTTCTCAGGTGCCGTGCAGGATTACGGGATCGGAAAGCTGGTGGGAACTACCACTTATGGAAAAGGTATTGTGCAGATGCCCATTCCTCTTACAGACGGAAGTGCGGTTAAGCTCACTATCGCCAAGTATTATACACCAAAGGGCCGCAATATCCATGGCACGGGAATCCAGCCGGATGTGGAGGTGGAGCTGGATGAAGGGCTCCGCCAGCAGGTGAAAATAGAGCAGTCAGAGGATAACCAGCTTCAGAAGGCGATCGAGGTGGTCAAAGGAATGTAA